In the Paenibacillus sp. FSL H7-0357 genome, one interval contains:
- a CDS encoding cache domain-containing sensor histidine kinase, protein MLKAWLYRTSLKKRIWLSFTALTVFCISITGLWAYSIASRAMERNSIDLNRNVLNQSVNVLDQKLKQIIVASSTMMLSEAYKQTIRDIQAHNTDRFFANFSLLQGPFTQAELTENSIESILISTPDGDFYSAGNLRRTATPFMESLLYKRIKDNPESNWVESHQDELFAGKHQVISLLLQPLTENYVPDVFLTVNVKEDILEDTVSGGASLGSAKFLLINKTGASVFGDKERPEWSRSAAFMDKLLEAKSGNFEYSAGGGPMLVSYAESRYADDWLLVSYQSKKELLQPVRSIQWLVLMIMAVCIVIALLLARYLSALLLGPLLKLQKTMSRVEQEDLGARFQSPFQDEIGEAGRKFNQMLDRIGELILEVKDTEKEKRKAEIKALQAQIEPHFLYNTLNTIFWKCEMDEYEDVKQMVISLSALFRLGLNNGQEITTLGRELEHVRQYLNLQQQCYEGLFEYTITAGPELLELPVLKIIIQPLVENSILHGLKELRNGGMIRISVAVEAHNLVIRVTDNGAGMDAEKLNARLKEPVGSGGYALSNICSRLQLYYGKEAGLSFCSRPLIETEAVLTFPMEGGVYPEPH, encoded by the coding sequence ATGCTGAAGGCCTGGCTTTACCGGACCTCGCTGAAGAAAAGAATATGGCTGTCGTTTACCGCACTGACAGTCTTTTGCATCTCTATTACCGGCCTGTGGGCCTACTCGATTGCTTCGCGGGCTATGGAGCGCAACTCCATCGACCTGAACCGCAATGTGCTGAACCAGTCGGTCAACGTGCTGGACCAGAAGCTGAAGCAGATTATTGTGGCTTCCTCCACGATGATGCTGAGTGAAGCGTACAAGCAGACCATAAGGGACATACAAGCGCATAACACAGACCGGTTTTTCGCCAATTTCTCCTTGCTGCAAGGCCCCTTTACACAGGCAGAACTGACGGAGAACTCCATTGAATCTATACTGATCAGTACGCCGGACGGGGATTTCTATTCCGCCGGCAATCTGCGCAGAACAGCGACTCCATTTATGGAGTCTTTGCTGTATAAGCGGATCAAGGACAATCCGGAATCGAACTGGGTGGAGAGCCACCAGGATGAGTTGTTCGCCGGAAAGCATCAGGTCATTTCCCTGCTGCTGCAGCCGCTTACGGAGAATTATGTGCCGGATGTCTTTTTGACCGTCAATGTAAAGGAGGACATCCTGGAAGATACGGTCAGCGGAGGTGCCAGCCTCGGCAGCGCAAAGTTTCTGCTGATCAATAAGACGGGGGCAAGTGTCTTCGGAGACAAAGAGCGGCCGGAATGGTCACGCTCGGCGGCATTTATGGACAAGCTGCTTGAAGCAAAAAGCGGTAATTTCGAGTATTCCGCCGGCGGCGGGCCGATGCTGGTCAGCTATGCCGAATCACGGTATGCGGACGACTGGCTGCTGGTCAGCTACCAGTCGAAGAAGGAGCTGCTCCAGCCTGTGCGCAGCATTCAGTGGCTGGTGCTGATGATCATGGCTGTCTGTATTGTGATCGCGCTGCTGCTGGCGAGATATTTGTCCGCACTGCTGCTTGGGCCGCTGCTGAAGCTGCAGAAAACGATGTCGCGGGTGGAGCAGGAGGATCTGGGCGCCCGTTTCCAGAGTCCGTTTCAGGATGAGATCGGGGAAGCGGGCCGTAAATTCAACCAGATGCTGGACCGGATCGGCGAGCTGATTCTTGAAGTCAAGGATACGGAAAAAGAAAAGCGGAAAGCGGAGATCAAAGCGCTGCAGGCGCAGATTGAGCCCCATTTTTTATATAACACACTGAATACAATCTTCTGGAAATGCGAAATGGATGAATATGAAGATGTGAAGCAGATGGTGATTTCTCTGTCCGCCCTGTTCCGGCTGGGCCTGAACAACGGGCAGGAAATTACGACTCTGGGCAGGGAGCTGGAGCATGTCCGCCAGTACCTGAACCTCCAGCAGCAATGCTACGAGGGACTGTTCGAGTATACGATAACCGCCGGGCCGGAGCTGCTGGAGCTTCCCGTGCTGAAGATTATCATTCAGCCTCTCGTGGAGAATTCCATTCTGCATGGGCTGAAGGAGCTGCGGAACGGGGGGATGATTCGGATCTCCGTGGCAGTGGAGGCGCACAATCTTGTAATCCGGGTAACCGACAACGGGGCGGGCATGGATGCGGAGAAGCTGAATGCCCGGCTGAAGGAGCCTGTCGGCAGCGGAGGGTACGCCCTGTCCAATATTTGCAGCCGGTTGCAGCTGTATTACGGCAAGGAGGCCGGATTATCCTTCTGCAGCCGTCCACTTATCGAAACCGAAGCGGTTCTCACATTTCCAATGGAAGGTGGAGTTTATCCTGAACCACACTGA
- a CDS encoding carbohydrate ABC transporter permease: protein MTPAQAERSVKTKALLSKVLLWIFLLLVAAFAVFPIVLAFFGSLKSNLELTTGTTLLPKEWKFDNYSQAWTSANFARFTWNSVFISTFTTIGTLLIGTMAAYAVARVDFYGKRLYVIIQSCTLFISIGAVVLRPQFDLMVSLHLQKSLWGVIIILISAHATAFFMLIGFVRAIPKELDEAAFIDGCNFYSVYFRVILPLLTPALGVTALWTFRGAWNEYILPLVFTMTQPALQTLTVGLAGLKYGIGDAAQPQLMLAGACLSMLPMIIVYIFANKSFMQMTAGSVKG, encoded by the coding sequence ATGACTCCGGCACAAGCTGAGCGTTCGGTTAAGACCAAAGCGCTGCTGTCCAAGGTACTGCTGTGGATTTTCCTGCTTCTGGTGGCGGCTTTTGCGGTGTTCCCGATTGTTCTGGCCTTTTTCGGGTCGCTTAAGTCCAATCTGGAGCTGACTACAGGAACAACCCTGCTGCCGAAGGAATGGAAATTCGATAACTATTCGCAGGCCTGGACTTCAGCGAATTTCGCACGCTTCACCTGGAACAGCGTATTTATCAGCACATTTACTACTATAGGCACTCTATTGATAGGAACAATGGCCGCTTATGCGGTAGCGAGGGTTGATTTCTACGGGAAACGGCTGTATGTGATCATTCAGTCCTGCACTCTGTTTATCTCTATCGGTGCTGTCGTGCTGCGTCCCCAGTTTGATCTTATGGTATCGCTTCATCTGCAAAAATCGCTCTGGGGCGTCATCATCATTCTGATCAGTGCCCATGCGACCGCATTCTTTATGTTGATCGGTTTTGTGCGGGCGATCCCGAAGGAACTTGACGAGGCGGCGTTTATTGACGGCTGCAACTTCTATAGCGTATACTTTCGTGTTATCTTGCCGCTCCTGACGCCCGCGCTGGGGGTGACTGCGCTCTGGACCTTCCGCGGCGCATGGAATGAATATATTCTGCCGCTGGTATTTACTATGACGCAGCCTGCCTTGCAGACACTGACCGTAGGTTTGGCCGGGCTGAAATACGGTATCGGGGATGCGGCGCAGCCCCAGTTAATGCTTGCCGGCGCATGTTTGTCCATGCTGCCGATGATTATTGTCTATATTTTTGCTAACAAATCATTCATGCAGATGACGGCTGGCTCTGTAAAGGGCTGA
- a CDS encoding carbohydrate ABC transporter permease: MNETKRQINAWTFVAPSLILTLIFGVYPIFWALKYMFYDYQGFGTPLFIGLDNFERLFRDKDFWQSVVNTFIYAGGKLVITIPLSFVLAVILNRALKGRQLLRAIYFMPTVISASVMAIVFYVIFNSYNGMVNQLLMGAGIVSAPIDWLGAKHALITAIIIAIWGAVGNYMLLFIAGLQNIPEDLYEAASLDGAGPLRKMWSITVPMLGPVLQMIIMLAITVSLKGYESIMVLTEGGPYGKTEVMYLYLYKLFFPVSSGGSSIQQFGYGSAVGFTTAVIVGLITLVYFYVSKKLNDIY, translated from the coding sequence ATGAATGAAACGAAACGTCAAATAAACGCCTGGACCTTTGTAGCGCCCAGCTTGATTCTGACGCTGATTTTTGGGGTGTACCCTATCTTTTGGGCTTTAAAGTACATGTTCTACGATTATCAGGGCTTCGGCACACCGCTTTTCATCGGCCTGGATAATTTCGAGCGGCTGTTCCGTGATAAGGATTTCTGGCAGTCCGTGGTCAACACCTTCATCTATGCAGGCGGCAAACTTGTGATTACCATCCCGCTGTCATTTGTACTGGCGGTAATTCTCAACCGCGCCTTGAAGGGGCGCCAGCTGCTGCGGGCGATTTATTTCATGCCTACCGTGATCAGTGCTTCGGTGATGGCGATTGTGTTCTACGTTATTTTCAACTCTTACAACGGAATGGTGAATCAGCTGCTCATGGGCGCGGGAATTGTATCCGCTCCCATAGACTGGCTGGGCGCCAAGCACGCCTTAATCACGGCGATTATTATCGCAATCTGGGGTGCGGTCGGCAACTATATGCTGCTCTTTATTGCCGGGCTGCAGAATATTCCGGAGGATCTTTATGAAGCCGCTTCCCTGGACGGCGCGGGGCCGCTGCGGAAGATGTGGAGCATTACCGTTCCGATGCTGGGACCTGTGCTGCAAATGATCATCATGCTGGCGATTACCGTCTCTCTGAAAGGCTACGAGAGCATTATGGTGCTGACCGAGGGCGGGCCGTACGGCAAGACGGAAGTTATGTATCTGTACCTCTATAAACTGTTTTTCCCTGTATCGAGCGGAGGATCGAGCATCCAGCAGTTTGGTTACGGGAGCGCGGTCGGGTTCACCACTGCGGTTATCGTCGGTCTGATCACTCTGGTTTACTTTTATGTATCCAAGAAGCTGAATGATATCTATTAA
- a CDS encoding heparinase II/III domain-containing protein, which produces MNSAYNGAAEARPFGCYDREQLGEIRSRIEQIPAIAQEYARHQQLSGQFAAREAAVPLSGLGVFRVEPFVFKVPAGTAFLKLAVHVRGQGVARTCGVRLTHSQLGLPVALINGSFGEALNGWTQMPGSGSTIVLEQLSGSGSGLQPSGVTPAGGVPEDHVRSVRINNTAEAEWTVLRYEELLPVCAGDYYGIQTELSLEAPLVNGGIYTGVTFLDSAGQPLGLERLSPLFNRPTLTNWAYLLEAAGADANLYMVSGEEQYAGLAKRKLQYMLADMRLGMDIFRRDGWHDDDTYGAVHIGRGLAAASVIYDQIAGSGALAAGETAALLADFRYIAAMMMDTVYYRFDLTTFPDEKGGKRSNWNADRATGLGVYALLFPQEAESGAYLEHARSVIDWQLAEVVDAEGAWPENVRYHGAVLHRYFLFFALLRRLRGIDYFRHPKVKAMYRFLIGIVTAEDIIQGGPSGAPVLLTPAVGDANVQEQWFRLLGYAARFYAEEDPQLAAEMIWTWKHGGAPVQDTGAFPLPLVALLYPQPDLPEQKPTLRSVHYPGIGYVIFRGGEQNLQHYAIYEASPLTYHAHHDEGHFSIWADGVPLTLDAGTGGYYNGDRHWYVSGAAHNVVQFTGETGDILDGPLQSVCREVCFSEELDYAKSLIPDARAGEYERHFLFIKAGFDAYLVWDRIEGGADSVWNLHTLSTEAEVTEQAIDAVGLGGMRLSTHIAEPALPVITTGEGAVGGAYPLAAQQHFRVHGNAGEDYVVLLHPRAAAAPALRLEPLECEEAGEGVRLYKIARADGVWCVAAINGSTMTRRIRVPGGVPLRLLGTAETALAGGAVAGYTAAQAAEAGISQAGLTFLEDSEGDILYLEPGTIQIAAARPINCT; this is translated from the coding sequence ATGAATTCAGCATATAACGGCGCAGCCGAAGCCCGCCCCTTCGGCTGCTATGACCGGGAACAACTGGGGGAAATCCGCAGCAGAATTGAACAGATTCCCGCAATTGCGCAGGAATACGCAAGACATCAGCAACTGTCCGGACAATTTGCCGCCCGCGAGGCGGCCGTTCCGCTTAGCGGCCTCGGTGTATTCCGGGTAGAACCCTTCGTCTTCAAAGTTCCCGCCGGGACCGCCTTCCTGAAGCTGGCTGTTCATGTCCGGGGACAGGGCGTTGCCCGTACCTGCGGCGTGCGCCTGACACATTCCCAGCTTGGACTGCCGGTGGCACTGATAAACGGCAGCTTCGGGGAGGCGCTGAACGGCTGGACCCAAATGCCGGGAAGCGGCAGTACCATTGTGCTGGAGCAACTGTCCGGCAGCGGAAGCGGCCTGCAGCCTTCCGGGGTGACTCCGGCTGGCGGCGTGCCGGAGGACCATGTGCGGAGCGTACGAATCAACAATACAGCGGAGGCAGAGTGGACGGTTCTACGTTATGAGGAGCTCCTGCCTGTATGCGCAGGGGATTATTACGGTATCCAGACAGAGCTTAGTCTGGAAGCCCCTCTTGTTAACGGCGGCATATACACCGGGGTTACTTTTCTCGATTCCGCAGGACAACCGCTTGGACTGGAGCGGCTGTCCCCGCTTTTCAACCGGCCCACGCTGACCAACTGGGCGTATCTGCTGGAGGCTGCCGGTGCGGATGCCAACCTTTATATGGTCTCGGGTGAAGAGCAGTATGCCGGGTTGGCCAAGCGCAAGCTGCAATACATGCTTGCCGATATGCGGCTTGGCATGGATATTTTCCGCCGGGACGGCTGGCATGACGACGATACCTACGGCGCTGTGCATATCGGCCGGGGGCTGGCCGCCGCCTCGGTCATCTATGACCAGATTGCAGGCAGCGGAGCGCTCGCTGCCGGGGAAACGGCGGCACTGCTCGCCGATTTCCGCTATATCGCGGCGATGATGATGGATACCGTCTACTACCGGTTCGACCTTACGACCTTCCCGGACGAGAAGGGCGGCAAGCGCAGCAACTGGAATGCCGACCGGGCAACCGGGCTCGGGGTCTATGCGCTCCTCTTCCCGCAGGAGGCCGAAAGCGGAGCATACCTGGAGCATGCCCGCTCCGTGATCGACTGGCAGCTCGCGGAAGTGGTTGATGCGGAGGGCGCATGGCCGGAAAATGTACGCTATCACGGCGCCGTACTGCACCGTTATTTCCTTTTCTTTGCCCTGCTGAGGCGCCTGAGGGGAATTGATTATTTCCGGCATCCCAAGGTAAAGGCGATGTACCGCTTCCTGATAGGCATCGTGACAGCAGAGGACATTATTCAAGGCGGCCCTTCCGGTGCGCCCGTTCTGCTTACTCCGGCTGTCGGCGATGCCAATGTGCAGGAACAATGGTTCCGCCTGCTCGGCTACGCAGCCCGATTCTATGCAGAGGAAGATCCGCAGCTGGCAGCGGAAATGATCTGGACCTGGAAGCACGGCGGCGCGCCCGTCCAGGATACCGGAGCCTTCCCGCTGCCGCTGGTCGCGCTGCTGTATCCGCAGCCGGATCTTCCAGAGCAGAAACCTACTCTCCGCTCCGTACATTATCCAGGCATCGGCTATGTCATCTTCCGCGGCGGAGAGCAGAACCTGCAGCATTATGCCATTTACGAGGCTTCACCGCTGACCTATCACGCCCATCATGATGAAGGCCATTTCTCCATCTGGGCAGATGGGGTTCCCCTGACGCTGGATGCCGGAACCGGCGGCTATTACAACGGGGACCGCCACTGGTATGTGTCCGGAGCCGCGCATAACGTCGTCCAGTTCACCGGTGAAACGGGAGACATTCTGGACGGTCCGCTGCAAAGCGTCTGCCGGGAGGTCTGCTTCTCAGAGGAGCTGGATTATGCAAAAAGTCTCATTCCCGATGCGCGGGCCGGAGAATATGAGCGGCATTTCTTGTTCATCAAAGCGGGTTTTGACGCTTATCTGGTCTGGGACCGGATTGAGGGTGGGGCAGACAGTGTCTGGAATCTGCATACGCTGAGTACGGAGGCCGAAGTCACGGAGCAGGCCATTGACGCTGTAGGCTTAGGCGGCATGCGGCTGAGCACGCATATCGCCGAGCCTGCCCTTCCGGTCATTACGACCGGAGAGGGTGCCGTAGGCGGAGCGTACCCGCTGGCCGCGCAGCAGCATTTCCGTGTGCACGGCAACGCTGGTGAGGACTATGTGGTGCTGCTGCATCCCCGGGCAGCAGCGGCTCCCGCACTCCGGCTGGAGCCGTTGGAGTGCGAAGAAGCCGGAGAAGGCGTCCGCTTGTATAAGATCGCCCGCGCAGACGGCGTTTGGTGTGTCGCCGCCATCAACGGCTCCACAATGACCCGCCGCATCCGCGTTCCCGGCGGAGTACCGCTCAGGCTGCTCGGCACAGCAGAAACGGCTTTGGCTGGAGGGGCAGTGGCTGGTTACACAGCGGCCCAAGCTGCGGAAGCCGGAATTTCGCAGGCTGGGCTGACATTTCTCGAGGACTCGGAAGGAGACATCCTTTACCTTGAGCCTGGAACAATTCAGATTGCCGCCGCGAGGCCCATCAATTGCACTTGA
- a CDS encoding cupin domain-containing protein yields MSNLGVWEPAEPGVKRCILNAAASLMMMEVHFEEGAEGYEHSHPHEQMSYCLRGSFVFRIDGKEYCIGAGQSIAIPGNAKHGVTALEADSALLDVFTPIREDLLKR; encoded by the coding sequence ATGAGCAATCTTGGAGTATGGGAACCGGCGGAGCCGGGCGTCAAACGCTGCATCCTGAATGCGGCAGCCAGTCTGATGATGATGGAGGTTCATTTCGAAGAGGGAGCCGAGGGCTATGAGCACAGCCATCCGCATGAGCAGATGAGTTACTGTCTGCGTGGAAGCTTTGTGTTCCGCATTGATGGCAAGGAGTACTGCATAGGAGCAGGCCAGAGCATTGCCATACCGGGAAATGCCAAACATGGCGTGACTGCACTGGAGGCAGATTCAGCGCTGCTCGATGTCTTCACTCCTATCCGTGAGGATCTGCTTAAGCGCTAG
- the hxlB gene encoding 6-phospho-3-hexuloisomerase produces MDTVSYAQEIVKELQRSAAQLDAAEAEEFAALLLRSGKVFVAGAGRSGLMGRAFAMRLMHAGKEAYVVGETVTPGIEAGDVLVLGSGSGETKSLLAMAEKAKALGAAVAAVTIAPESTIGKLADYTVKLPGSPKEQNGGERATIQPMASLFEQTLLVFYDAVILRMMEQTGQTTTQMFGKHANLE; encoded by the coding sequence ATGGATACCGTTAGCTACGCACAGGAAATAGTGAAGGAGCTGCAGCGCTCGGCAGCGCAGCTTGATGCAGCAGAAGCTGAGGAATTTGCAGCGCTGCTGCTGCGCTCCGGCAAGGTATTCGTCGCCGGGGCGGGCCGGTCGGGGCTGATGGGCCGGGCCTTTGCTATGCGGCTGATGCATGCCGGCAAAGAGGCCTATGTAGTCGGCGAGACTGTGACGCCGGGAATCGAAGCGGGCGATGTTCTGGTGCTTGGTTCGGGATCGGGTGAAACGAAGAGTCTGCTCGCGATGGCGGAGAAAGCCAAGGCGCTTGGCGCGGCGGTTGCCGCTGTGACCATTGCGCCGGAGTCGACGATCGGTAAGCTGGCTGATTATACAGTGAAGCTGCCGGGCTCTCCGAAGGAACAGAACGGCGGAGAGCGCGCCACCATCCAGCCTATGGCCTCCTTGTTTGAACAGACCCTGCTCGTCTTCTATGATGCTGTGATTTTGCGGATGATGGAGCAGACCGGCCAGACCACTACGCAGATGTTCGGCAAGCATGCCAACTTGGAATAA
- the hxlA gene encoding 3-hexulose-6-phosphate synthase has product MKLQLALDLVDIAGAKEIVSEVAEFIDVVEIGTPIVINEGLHAVKAIKEAFPALTVLADLKIMDAGGYEVMKAVEAGADIVTVLGVSDDSTIRGAVEEAKKTNKEILVDLINVKDIKARAAEVDALGVDYVCVHSGYDHQAEGKNSFADLHAIKSVVKRAKTAIAGGIKLSTLPEVIAAGPDLVIVGGGITGESDQKAAAAEMKRLVSQA; this is encoded by the coding sequence ATGAAGCTACAATTAGCATTAGATCTTGTGGATATCGCCGGAGCCAAGGAAATCGTCTCGGAGGTGGCCGAATTTATTGATGTTGTGGAAATCGGCACACCGATTGTTATTAATGAAGGATTGCACGCGGTGAAGGCCATTAAAGAAGCTTTCCCGGCGCTGACCGTACTGGCTGATCTGAAAATTATGGATGCAGGCGGTTATGAAGTGATGAAGGCCGTGGAGGCGGGTGCGGATATCGTTACCGTGCTGGGTGTTTCCGATGATTCGACGATTAGAGGTGCCGTTGAGGAAGCCAAGAAGACGAATAAAGAGATTCTGGTTGACCTGATCAACGTCAAGGATATCAAGGCAAGAGCCGCTGAAGTGGACGCACTGGGTGTGGATTATGTGTGTGTACACTCCGGTTATGATCATCAGGCCGAAGGCAAAAATTCCTTCGCCGATCTCCATGCGATCAAGAGCGTAGTGAAGCGGGCTAAAACTGCGATTGCCGGGGGGATTAAGCTGAGCACACTGCCGGAAGTCATTGCAGCTGGACCTGACCTCGTTATCGTTGGCGGCGGCATCACCGGTGAAAGTGACCAGAAGGCAGCGGCGGCAGAAATGAAACGCCTTGTGAGCCAGGCCTAA
- a CDS encoding MATE family efflux transporter produces MEQEKHQEFNLIKLTWPIFLELFLFMLMGSVDTFMISSVSDDAVSGVGAANQIIAIAILVLSVIGNGAAIVVSQYLGSKKPQEAANVTGNAITLNLAVGLILSAVLLLFGGSLLTALNVQGDILVYARMYMNIVGGGIFLQALLNALATTIRTHGFTKQTMMVSLLMNIIHVAGNYILIFGHFGLPAMGVQGAAISTVLSRLITLVLFFLLLYRIVEVRVKWTYYIHLSKKYVLQILKIGIPSAFESITYQSCQLVFTLYITYLGAEAMATRQYALNISSYIFLFSVAVSMGTSIIVGHLVGAKRPEEAYSRVFSSVKWALLVTVIMDVIVIAFRVPLFGLFTDNESIVRMGAQVILLSFFLETGRTCNLVIINSLRASGDAKFPVYMGLISMVCMSLPLGYFLVFTLDLGLAGVWLATAFDEWVRAVIMYFRWKSRAWEKHGLIQHDAETPVTPSPAAAH; encoded by the coding sequence ATGGAGCAAGAAAAACATCAAGAGTTCAACCTGATTAAGCTGACCTGGCCGATTTTCCTGGAGCTATTCCTGTTCATGCTCATGGGCAGCGTCGATACATTTATGATCAGTTCAGTATCGGACGATGCCGTATCCGGCGTGGGTGCAGCGAATCAGATTATAGCTATAGCTATTCTAGTACTCAGTGTAATCGGAAACGGCGCAGCCATCGTCGTCTCCCAATATCTCGGTTCGAAGAAACCGCAGGAAGCGGCTAATGTAACCGGAAATGCAATTACGCTCAATCTGGCCGTAGGCCTCATTCTAAGCGCAGTTCTGCTGCTGTTCGGCGGAAGCCTGCTGACTGCGTTGAATGTGCAGGGCGATATCCTCGTCTATGCCAGAATGTATATGAACATTGTCGGAGGCGGTATTTTTCTGCAGGCGCTGCTTAACGCGCTGGCGACCACAATCCGCACGCACGGCTTCACGAAGCAGACGATGATGGTCTCCCTGCTCATGAATATCATTCATGTGGCCGGCAACTACATTCTGATCTTCGGGCATTTCGGCTTGCCTGCAATGGGAGTACAGGGTGCGGCCATTTCCACAGTGCTGAGCCGGCTGATCACGCTGGTACTATTCTTCCTGCTGCTGTACCGGATCGTGGAGGTAAGGGTCAAATGGACCTATTACATCCACCTCTCCAAAAAGTACGTGCTGCAGATTCTCAAAATCGGCATTCCGTCTGCTTTTGAATCCATTACCTATCAATCCTGCCAGCTGGTATTTACGCTGTATATTACGTATTTGGGCGCTGAAGCGATGGCCACACGCCAATACGCGCTGAATATCTCGAGTTATATTTTCTTGTTCAGCGTCGCAGTATCCATGGGCACCTCGATCATTGTTGGACATTTGGTCGGTGCAAAACGCCCCGAGGAAGCCTATTCGCGGGTATTCTCCAGTGTGAAGTGGGCTCTGCTTGTCACCGTAATTATGGATGTCATTGTTATCGCCTTCCGTGTGCCGCTGTTCGGACTTTTCACCGACAATGAGAGCATTGTCCGGATGGGTGCCCAGGTCATCCTGCTCAGCTTCTTCCTGGAGACGGGACGCACCTGCAACCTGGTGATCATTAACTCTCTGCGGGCCTCGGGCGACGCTAAGTTCCCTGTTTATATGGGGCTGATCTCCATGGTCTGCATGAGTCTGCCGCTTGGCTATTTTCTGGTGTTCACGCTTGATCTCGGCCTGGCCGGGGTATGGCTGGCCACCGCTTTTGACGAATGGGTAAGAGCCGTGATTATGTATTTCCGCTGGAAGAGCAGAGCCTGGGAGAAACACGGGCTGATCCAGCATGATGCAGAGACACCGGTTACCCCCTCCCCTGCTGCAGCACATTAA
- a CDS encoding class I SAM-dependent methyltransferase, translating into MTTHSPKESEIEHFNALAAGWNNSEEAVALAQKVVQALGIKAGQSLLDVASGTGVIPAALHKLGIRPGRYLALDISSAMLEALREGYPEAETQCVDFEDPFTCESGFDYVLIYNSIPHFVNLEMLFVNAERSLNPGGTFMIAHSRTRQGLKEHHARIGYSSIREPIPPDQELIELAGQHGFDGITIEDEELYRFSCTRVSL; encoded by the coding sequence ATGACCACACATTCACCGAAAGAAAGTGAAATTGAACATTTCAATGCCCTGGCCGCCGGGTGGAACAACAGCGAAGAAGCCGTTGCACTGGCACAGAAGGTTGTCCAAGCTCTGGGCATAAAAGCAGGGCAGAGCCTGCTGGACGTAGCTTCCGGCACCGGTGTCATACCCGCTGCGCTGCACAAGCTCGGTATCCGCCCAGGCCGCTATCTGGCCCTCGACATCTCAAGTGCGATGCTGGAAGCGCTGCGGGAAGGCTATCCTGAAGCAGAGACGCAGTGTGTTGACTTCGAAGATCCCTTCACTTGCGAATCCGGCTTTGATTATGTGCTGATCTATAACAGCATTCCCCATTTCGTAAATCTGGAGATGCTGTTCGTCAACGCGGAGCGCAGTCTGAATCCCGGCGGTACATTTATGATTGCCCATTCCAGGACCAGGCAGGGACTTAAAGAGCATCATGCGCGGATTGGCTACAGCAGCATACGTGAACCGATTCCTCCGGATCAGGAACTGATAGAGCTGGCTGGCCAGCATGGTTTTGACGGGATTACGATTGAGGATGAAGAATTATACCGCTTCTCCTGCACACGCGTCAGCCTTTAA
- a CDS encoding carbohydrate ABC transporter permease yields the protein MRTQAAAGYPPIRQRSGVPLLHRTGYGVMYLALIAVAVIQVLPLVWLLIFSLKNNQEVFNMAPFAIPAHPHWSNYENVWVNGNIGQYFLNSVWITAVALVLTVLLASFVTFAVTRMIWKGRSLVLGLFMVGLMIPVHSTLIPLFSMFLKLHLTDNPLSIILSYVAFNLPTTIMILLGFYYALPKEVEEAAIIDGCSVNRMFFKIVLPMTSSVLATTAIINMIYNWNEFIFVNTFISSDKYKTLTVGVQNFIGQYTTDWGAIGATLMISILPILLVFLIMSERIVEGIAAGSVKG from the coding sequence ATGAGAACTCAAGCCGCTGCGGGCTACCCGCCGATTCGGCAGCGCAGCGGGGTACCGCTCTTGCACAGAACCGGTTATGGCGTTATGTACCTCGCCCTTATCGCCGTAGCTGTGATCCAGGTGCTGCCGCTAGTCTGGCTGCTCATTTTCTCACTGAAGAACAATCAGGAAGTATTCAACATGGCTCCATTCGCCATTCCGGCGCATCCGCACTGGAGCAATTATGAAAATGTATGGGTCAACGGAAATATAGGACAGTATTTTCTGAACAGCGTCTGGATCACGGCGGTTGCACTGGTGCTTACGGTGTTGCTGGCCAGCTTCGTCACCTTTGCCGTGACCCGCATGATCTGGAAGGGCAGATCACTGGTACTGGGCCTGTTTATGGTCGGGCTGATGATCCCTGTCCATTCCACATTGATTCCGCTGTTCAGTATGTTTCTGAAGCTGCATTTAACGGATAATCCGCTGTCGATCATTCTGTCGTATGTGGCGTTCAACCTGCCCACAACGATTATGATTCTGCTTGGCTTCTACTATGCGCTGCCGAAGGAAGTGGAGGAGGCGGCAATTATTGACGGTTGCTCGGTGAACAGAATGTTCTTTAAGATTGTGCTGCCGATGACTTCGTCCGTGCTGGCGACAACAGCCATTATCAATATGATCTACAACTGGAACGAGTTCATCTTCGTCAACACATTCATCAGCTCTGATAAATACAAGACGCTAACCGTAGGGGTCCAGAATTTTATCGGCCAGTATACTACAGACTGGGGGGCGATCGGTGCCACGCTGATGATCAGCATTCTGCCGATTCTGCTGGTGTTCCTGATTATGAGTGAACGGATAGTCGAGGGCATTGCCGCCGGTTCTGTTAAAGGCTGA